The Pseudarthrobacter sp. NS4 genome includes a window with the following:
- a CDS encoding SDR family NAD(P)-dependent oxidoreductase, protein MVVITGASSGIGRASAHAFAKDGARLVLAARSTETLQEVATECAEDGAQVITVPTDVSQESEVEDLVRAAVEAFGRIDVCVANASVYSYGTFETTPPQVFRQIIETNLFGPVHTARAVLPHFHNQRQGTLIITDRSTPKSPRHTSPPT, encoded by the coding sequence GTGGTGGTGATCACCGGTGCCTCCAGCGGCATTGGCCGGGCCAGCGCTCATGCGTTCGCGAAGGACGGTGCCCGGCTCGTTCTCGCCGCCCGCAGCACAGAAACCCTGCAAGAAGTAGCCACCGAATGCGCCGAGGACGGGGCGCAGGTCATCACCGTGCCGACCGATGTCAGTCAGGAGTCCGAGGTAGAAGACCTCGTGCGCGCAGCAGTCGAAGCGTTCGGCCGCATCGACGTCTGTGTCGCCAATGCCTCCGTCTACAGTTACGGAACCTTCGAAACCACACCGCCCCAGGTGTTCCGCCAGATCATCGAAACAAACCTTTTCGGACCCGTCCACACCGCCCGCGCGGTGCTGCCGCACTTCCACAATCAGCGCCAGGGAACGCTGATCATTACGGATCGGTCTACTCCAAAATCACCTCGCCATACGTCTCCCCCTACGTGA
- a CDS encoding MFS transporter: MTQPHAVIAENPQKEARTANWVAFIICTALLFDGYDLVIYGTVLPGLLADPGQIGKFDLATAGLLGSWALIGVLVGSLICGAVGDFFGRRRLMLLGIAWFSVGMFVTALTTTLPAFGAMRFITGLGLGVVIASAGATMAEFAPAGRRQFYNAIVYSGVPAGGVLASIMGIMFHDSLGWRGLFIIGALPLVILLPIAWRKLPESPRWLLSRGREEEALAAAERTGVPLLEERVILETGAAPQKSGFAAVFSRQFALASVLLGLMSFCGLLLTYGLNTWLPRIMEGYGYGRTYSLFFPLALNLGAVAGGLIASRLADKSGPQRVIATTFGLATVSLVLMTFNFPLPVLFTFIAVAGVGTLGTQVLIYGFQSNYFTTNARAAGVAWCASVGRLGGVLGPIIGGWLAAAGIGGSTAFYIYGGVALLGGLVTVLVPHQRKLEEAEHQVEEIAGHRTEANVAAKQPQ; the protein is encoded by the coding sequence ATGACACAACCGCACGCGGTTATCGCTGAAAATCCACAAAAGGAGGCCCGCACCGCCAACTGGGTGGCCTTCATCATCTGCACGGCCCTGCTCTTTGACGGTTACGACCTGGTCATCTACGGCACCGTCCTGCCGGGCCTCCTCGCCGATCCCGGCCAGATCGGAAAGTTCGACCTGGCCACCGCCGGGCTCCTGGGCTCCTGGGCCCTTATCGGCGTGCTGGTGGGATCACTGATCTGCGGCGCCGTGGGCGACTTCTTCGGCCGTCGCCGGCTGATGCTGCTGGGCATCGCCTGGTTCTCGGTGGGCATGTTCGTCACGGCGTTAACCACCACCTTGCCGGCCTTCGGCGCCATGCGCTTCATCACCGGCCTGGGCCTGGGCGTGGTCATCGCCAGCGCCGGCGCCACCATGGCCGAGTTCGCTCCGGCCGGGCGCCGCCAGTTCTACAACGCCATCGTGTACTCCGGCGTTCCGGCCGGCGGCGTGCTCGCCTCCATCATGGGCATCATGTTCCACGACAGCCTCGGCTGGCGCGGCCTCTTCATCATCGGCGCGCTTCCGCTGGTCATCCTGCTCCCCATCGCGTGGCGGAAACTCCCCGAGTCTCCCCGCTGGCTGCTGTCCCGCGGCCGGGAAGAGGAAGCCCTCGCCGCTGCGGAGCGCACGGGCGTGCCGCTCCTCGAAGAGCGCGTCATCCTGGAAACGGGCGCGGCGCCGCAGAAGTCCGGGTTCGCCGCCGTCTTCTCGAGGCAGTTCGCGCTGGCTTCGGTCCTGCTGGGGCTCATGTCCTTCTGCGGCCTGCTCCTTACCTACGGCCTCAACACCTGGCTGCCCAGAATCATGGAGGGCTACGGCTACGGCCGGACCTACTCCCTGTTCTTCCCGCTGGCACTGAACCTCGGCGCAGTGGCGGGAGGCCTGATCGCCTCCCGGCTGGCTGACAAGAGCGGCCCGCAACGGGTTATCGCCACGACATTCGGTCTTGCCACGGTCTCGCTGGTACTCATGACCTTCAACTTCCCGCTGCCCGTCCTCTTCACCTTCATCGCCGTGGCCGGCGTGGGAACGCTGGGGACCCAGGTGCTGATCTACGGATTCCAGTCCAACTACTTCACCACCAATGCCCGCGCGGCCGGCGTGGCCTGGTGCGCCAGCGTGGGCCGGCTGGGCGGCGTGCTTGGTCCGATCATCGGCGGCTGGCTGGCGGCTGCGGGGATCGGCGGCTCCACGGCCTTCTACATCTACGGCGGCGTGGCGCTCCTGGGCGGCCTGGTGACCGTCCTGGTCCCGCACCAGCGCAAGCTCGAGGAAGCCGAACACCAGGTCGAAGAGATCGCCGGGCACCGCACCGAAGCGAACGTGGCGGCCAAGCAGCCCCAGTAG
- a CDS encoding maleylpyruvate isomerase family mycothiol-dependent enzyme, which yields MTTPARLHSDLSRLGRETDMFLATVASLSDDEMAGPSLCDRWSRAHVIAHVAANCRALVELIDWAATGEERRLYASPEARAGAISALAALPREELLEELRASAKHFAEQAQRLAGTLVAPEVKVNGGPLPATSIVALRIAEVVVHHHDLDTAWTIEEADPDSLLDSLEAVVRSLGAWDVPGMTLVTEERDQWVIGNGALRVESDREGLLQWLARGDAAHIEAEGSVPALPRW from the coding sequence ATGACCACTCCCGCACGCCTTCATTCCGACCTGTCCCGCCTGGGCCGGGAAACCGACATGTTCCTTGCCACCGTCGCGTCCTTGTCGGACGACGAAATGGCCGGCCCGTCGCTGTGCGACAGATGGTCCAGGGCGCACGTGATTGCCCACGTCGCCGCCAATTGCCGTGCGCTGGTCGAACTCATCGACTGGGCCGCCACGGGAGAAGAGCGCCGGCTTTACGCCTCGCCCGAAGCCCGCGCCGGTGCCATCTCCGCCTTGGCAGCGCTGCCTCGGGAGGAATTGCTGGAGGAGTTGCGTGCCTCGGCCAAACACTTCGCCGAGCAGGCGCAGCGGCTGGCCGGCACACTCGTTGCTCCGGAAGTCAAGGTTAACGGCGGTCCACTTCCGGCAACGTCCATCGTGGCGCTCCGGATCGCGGAAGTGGTGGTGCACCACCATGACCTGGACACGGCCTGGACCATCGAGGAAGCCGATCCGGACTCGTTGCTGGATTCCCTCGAGGCCGTAGTTCGTTCGCTGGGTGCCTGGGATGTGCCAGGCATGACCCTGGTCACCGAGGAACGCGACCAGTGGGTTATCGGCAACGGCGCGCTGCGCGTTGAGTCCGACCGTGAGGGCCTGCTCCAGTGGCTGGCGCGCGGTGATGCCGCGCATATCGAGGCGGAGGGCTCGGTGCCGGCACTGCCGCGCTGGTGA
- a CDS encoding LysR substrate-binding domain-containing protein yields the protein MDIRQLNYFIAVAEERHFGRAAKRLHMAQPPLSQQIRQLEEQLGVRLLNRTTRRVDLTAAGELLLDRGRQIVNDMETLKADVYQVGKGATGVLRVGFSGSATYGVMPQIARLAKQMLPGLSLALNGEMLTPSMEAGLRDGTLDAALLRPPVASQEIDYRVVDQEPLVVAVPSFSALAEDKPVAMHELQDQDFISYAPESVLYRITSDLCRQAGFQPRITQVVGETSTMLAFVAAGGGVAVMPSRVRAFQLDGVAYREIENAPPVELAVAWLRGHRSALLHNFLDVVVAATAPGHEPLPTDERFSPS from the coding sequence GTGGACATCCGGCAGCTGAACTATTTCATTGCGGTGGCGGAAGAACGGCACTTCGGCAGGGCGGCCAAACGCCTCCACATGGCCCAGCCGCCCCTCTCCCAGCAGATCCGCCAGCTCGAGGAACAGCTGGGGGTCCGGCTGCTTAACCGCACCACCCGCCGCGTGGACCTCACCGCGGCCGGCGAACTCCTGCTGGACCGCGGGCGGCAGATCGTCAATGACATGGAAACCCTGAAGGCGGACGTGTACCAGGTGGGCAAGGGAGCCACGGGCGTCCTTCGGGTCGGCTTCTCGGGATCGGCCACCTACGGCGTGATGCCGCAGATCGCGCGCCTGGCCAAGCAGATGCTGCCGGGTCTGTCGCTGGCATTGAATGGCGAGATGCTTACCCCGTCCATGGAAGCCGGGCTCCGGGACGGTACGCTGGATGCCGCGCTCCTCCGCCCGCCCGTCGCCTCCCAGGAGATCGACTACCGCGTCGTCGACCAGGAACCGCTCGTCGTCGCAGTCCCCTCGTTCAGCGCCCTGGCCGAGGACAAGCCGGTGGCGATGCACGAACTCCAGGACCAGGACTTCATCAGCTATGCACCCGAATCCGTCCTGTACCGCATCACCTCGGACCTCTGCCGCCAGGCCGGCTTCCAGCCGCGCATCACCCAGGTGGTAGGTGAAACCTCCACCATGCTCGCCTTCGTGGCCGCCGGGGGCGGGGTGGCAGTCATGCCGTCCCGGGTCCGGGCTTTCCAGCTCGACGGCGTCGCTTACCGGGAGATCGAAAACGCACCTCCCGTGGAACTCGCCGTGGCCTGGCTCCGCGGCCACCGCTCCGCCCTGCTGCACAACTTCCTGGACGTCGTCGTGGCGGCCACCGCGCCAGGGCATGAACCGCTTCCCACTGACGAAAGGTTTTCCCCTTCATGA
- a CDS encoding DUF1440 domain-containing protein: protein MTHPTTAENLPEGRTASPQSSGNGHLDDSPVPVSTAPAQQIHQPQPSVALDMLLGAVAGAAGVWAMDRVGWFLYNHEDPDAVVRELQARKGGTDVEYTDAEKEALDRQRQAQPAGKDVAHVGVEKLAALSGINVHTGQPNPSGVALHYALGILPGALHAVVRRKVPVMQAGGGALYGFGLFVINDEVVAPALGLASGPTEYPWQAHARGAVTHVVLGVVTESLLRLFDRVR from the coding sequence ATGACACATCCCACGACAGCCGAAAACCTGCCAGAGGGCCGCACAGCCTCCCCGCAGTCCTCCGGGAACGGGCACCTGGACGACTCTCCCGTCCCGGTCAGCACTGCTCCCGCCCAGCAGATACACCAACCACAGCCCAGCGTTGCTCTGGATATGCTGCTCGGCGCAGTAGCCGGCGCGGCCGGTGTGTGGGCGATGGACCGCGTCGGATGGTTTCTGTACAACCATGAAGACCCGGACGCGGTTGTGCGCGAACTGCAGGCCCGCAAGGGCGGGACCGATGTCGAGTACACCGATGCTGAGAAGGAGGCACTGGACCGGCAGCGACAGGCGCAGCCGGCAGGAAAGGACGTCGCCCACGTCGGAGTCGAGAAACTAGCCGCTCTCAGCGGCATCAACGTTCACACCGGCCAACCAAACCCTTCGGGCGTTGCCCTGCACTACGCGCTGGGCATTCTGCCCGGAGCGCTGCACGCCGTTGTCCGAAGGAAAGTACCGGTCATGCAGGCGGGCGGAGGTGCCCTGTACGGTTTTGGCCTGTTTGTGATCAACGATGAAGTGGTCGCCCCTGCACTGGGGCTGGCCTCAGGGCCAACGGAATACCCCTGGCAGGCACACGCAAGGGGCGCGGTAACCCACGTGGTCCTCGGGGTGGTCACCGAAAGCCTGCTGCGGTTGTTCGACCGTGTCCGCTAA